From the Chloroflexus aurantiacus J-10-fl genome, one window contains:
- a CDS encoding phage tail sheath family protein, producing MPVTLSYPGVYIEEVPSGVRTITGVATSITAFVGRARRGPVNDPVRIQNFGDYERLFGGLWEASTMSYAVQHFFLNGGTDALIVRLTNGAQRAQFSLASVSGPDNLVLEASSEGAWGNDLRIAIDHDTRPLSSAEADKVFNLTVVEVVPGSNPLQAARRETFRNVSIDPTAPSYVGTVLAQESLLLRVPDPYPGTFPTVRPAVAGTAGDLSTFTAPTTNGSDGNPLTSAQYEGSFDDKTGVYALRKADLFNLLCIPPFTRDTDVSEAVWTRALQFCRSERAFLIIDAPSGWKSIAAAVSGIGTFSAAVARDDHAAIYFPRVRIPDPLRENRLEEFAPCGAVAGVFARTDAQRGVWKAPAGQDATLFGVRALAVNLTDGEQGQLNPLGVNCLRSFPVSGNVVWGARTYRGADQLASEWKYIPVRRLALFIEETLYRSLQWVVFEPNDEPLWSQIRLNVGAFMQTLFRQGAFQGRSPREAYLVKCDRETTTQTDINMGVVNIVVGFAPLKPAEFVIIKIQQLAGQIAV from the coding sequence ATGCCGGTTACGCTGTCTTATCCGGGTGTGTACATTGAAGAGGTGCCGAGTGGCGTGCGCACTATCACCGGTGTGGCGACATCGATTACCGCCTTTGTTGGGCGGGCGCGGCGCGGCCCGGTGAATGATCCGGTACGGATTCAGAATTTTGGTGATTATGAGCGCCTCTTTGGTGGTTTGTGGGAAGCCAGTACGATGAGCTATGCGGTGCAACACTTTTTTCTCAATGGGGGTACCGATGCGCTCATCGTGCGCCTGACCAACGGTGCGCAGCGGGCACAGTTCAGCCTCGCATCGGTCAGTGGGCCTGATAACCTGGTGTTGGAGGCGAGCAGTGAGGGTGCCTGGGGTAATGATTTGCGGATTGCGATTGATCACGATACCCGTCCTTTGAGCAGCGCCGAGGCTGATAAGGTCTTTAATCTGACCGTGGTTGAGGTTGTGCCGGGGAGCAATCCGTTGCAGGCGGCGCGGCGGGAAACGTTCCGTAATGTCTCGATTGATCCGACGGCGCCGAGCTATGTGGGAACAGTGCTGGCTCAGGAGTCGCTGCTGTTACGGGTGCCCGATCCGTATCCCGGTACGTTCCCGACGGTGCGTCCGGCGGTTGCTGGCACAGCAGGTGATCTCAGTACCTTCACCGCGCCAACGACGAACGGTTCTGATGGCAATCCACTGACCAGTGCGCAATACGAGGGTAGTTTTGATGATAAGACCGGTGTGTATGCTCTGCGAAAGGCCGATCTCTTCAATTTGCTCTGTATCCCGCCGTTTACCCGTGATACGGATGTGAGTGAGGCGGTCTGGACGAGGGCTCTGCAATTTTGCCGCTCGGAGCGGGCATTTCTGATCATCGATGCGCCATCTGGCTGGAAGAGTATTGCAGCGGCGGTAAGTGGGATTGGTACGTTCAGTGCGGCAGTGGCGCGGGATGATCACGCGGCGATCTATTTTCCGCGGGTGCGGATACCCGATCCGTTGCGCGAGAATCGCCTGGAGGAATTTGCTCCCTGTGGTGCGGTTGCCGGTGTTTTTGCCCGTACTGACGCGCAGCGTGGGGTGTGGAAGGCACCGGCTGGTCAGGACGCGACCCTGTTCGGTGTGCGGGCGTTAGCCGTCAATCTTACCGATGGCGAGCAAGGGCAGCTCAATCCGTTGGGAGTGAATTGTCTGCGTTCATTTCCGGTCAGTGGCAATGTGGTTTGGGGGGCACGCACGTACCGGGGTGCCGATCAGTTGGCGTCGGAATGGAAGTATATTCCGGTGCGTCGGCTGGCGTTGTTTATCGAAGAGACGCTCTACCGCAGTCTGCAATGGGTGGTCTTCGAGCCGAATGATGAACCGTTGTGGTCACAAATTCGCTTGAACGTCGGTGCCTTTATGCAAACGCTCTTTCGCCAGGGTGCGTTTCAAGGTCGCTCCCCGCGTGAAGCGTATCTGGTGAAGTGTGACCGTGAGACAACGACCCAAACCGACATCAATATGGGTGTGGTCAATATCGTGGTTGGGTTTGCGCCACTCAAACCGGCTGAATTTGTCATTATCAAGATTCAGCAGTTGGCCGGTCAGATTGCAGTCTGA
- a CDS encoding phage tail protein, which translates to MAQFSVNAQRFDPYKNFKFRIKWDGRYVAGVSKVSALKRTTEVVEHREGGDASNVRKSPGRTKYEPITLERGVTHDTEFEKWANKVWNYGSGLGAEVSLKDFRKDIIIEVYNEAGQLAIAYKVYRCWVSEYQALPELDANANAVAIQSIKLENEGWERDYDIGEPDEPTFTEPQ; encoded by the coding sequence ATGGCTCAGTTTAGCGTGAATGCGCAGCGCTTTGATCCCTACAAGAATTTTAAGTTCCGCATCAAGTGGGATGGTCGGTATGTGGCCGGTGTGAGTAAGGTTTCTGCCTTGAAGCGTACTACCGAGGTGGTTGAGCATCGCGAAGGCGGTGATGCCAGCAACGTGCGCAAGTCGCCGGGACGCACCAAGTACGAGCCGATTACGCTTGAGCGCGGTGTCACCCACGACACCGAATTTGAGAAGTGGGCGAATAAGGTGTGGAATTACGGTTCCGGCCTGGGAGCAGAGGTTTCGCTGAAGGATTTTCGCAAAGACATCATCATCGAGGTCTACAACGAAGCCGGTCAGCTCGCGATTGCGTACAAAGTCTACCGTTGTTGGGTGTCGGAGTATCAGGCGCTGCCCGAACTCGATGCGAATGCCAACGCCGTCGCTATTCAGAGCATCAAACTGGAAAACGAGGGTTGGGAGCGCGATTACGACATCGGCGAACCGGACGAACCGACCTTTACTGAGCCGCAGTAG
- a CDS encoding DUF4255 domain-containing protein: MSNALAIAAVTAVLRDLLQDGLIDHDITGTLGDVTVSVLSPAQALASFTPGSGQLNLFLYRTTLNAGWRNYGLPSRSAGGDLVSDPPLALDLHYLLTAYTDQDYLAELLLGYAMQLLHETPVLARDAIRTALAPPAPVSGVGLPGTTRASLVAADLADQIEQVKITPQPLTLEEISQIWSSLQSPYRPSVAYQASVVLIESRRPTRQALPVRQRNFYVLPFRQPRITQIGSQRNSAEPISVQQPILPGYRLVVRGQQLRGDDVVLRIGETEVVPDQMTDTQLIAPLPSTLRAGIQAVQVVHRLQIGTPPTPHRGVESNVAAFVLHPIVTATAGPRDGDGNVTFTITLTPPVGKQQRVVLLLDETPPPVNRSPLSFAFALPARPAALPPNDTDDVLTFTTASVPAGTYLVRVQVDGAESQLEMSGGVFSGPTVTVP, translated from the coding sequence ATGAGTAACGCGCTGGCAATCGCTGCGGTAACCGCCGTGTTGCGTGATCTGTTGCAAGATGGTCTGATCGACCACGACATCACCGGTACGCTGGGTGATGTCACGGTGAGCGTACTGTCGCCGGCGCAGGCATTGGCCTCGTTCACGCCGGGGAGTGGCCAGCTCAATCTCTTTCTCTACCGGACAACGCTCAACGCCGGCTGGCGGAATTATGGTCTTCCTTCCCGATCTGCCGGTGGCGATCTGGTGAGCGATCCGCCATTAGCGCTCGATCTGCACTATCTGCTCACCGCGTATACTGATCAGGATTACCTGGCCGAGCTGTTGCTTGGCTATGCGATGCAACTCCTGCACGAAACACCTGTCCTGGCCCGTGATGCCATTCGGACTGCGCTGGCCCCACCGGCACCGGTCAGTGGGGTGGGCTTACCGGGGACGACGCGGGCCAGCCTGGTGGCTGCCGATCTGGCCGACCAGATTGAACAGGTCAAAATCACGCCGCAACCGTTGACGCTTGAAGAGATTTCGCAGATTTGGTCGAGTCTGCAATCACCGTACCGGCCCAGTGTGGCCTATCAGGCATCGGTGGTTTTGATCGAGAGTCGGCGACCAACCCGTCAGGCATTGCCGGTGCGGCAGCGCAACTTCTACGTGTTGCCATTCCGGCAACCACGGATTACGCAGATCGGTTCACAGCGCAACAGTGCTGAACCGATTAGCGTGCAGCAGCCGATCCTTCCTGGTTACCGACTGGTGGTACGTGGCCAGCAATTGCGCGGCGATGACGTTGTCTTGCGGATTGGCGAGACTGAAGTGGTGCCCGACCAGATGACCGACACGCAGCTTATCGCACCGTTGCCGTCCACGCTTCGTGCCGGTATCCAGGCAGTGCAGGTTGTGCATCGGTTACAGATTGGGACGCCCCCCACCCCGCACCGCGGCGTTGAGTCGAATGTGGCAGCGTTTGTCTTACACCCCATCGTTACGGCCACAGCCGGCCCACGGGATGGTGATGGGAATGTCACTTTTACCATCACCCTGACGCCGCCGGTAGGCAAACAACAACGAGTCGTACTGTTGCTTGACGAAACGCCACCGCCGGTCAACCGATCACCGTTGTCGTTTGCGTTTGCGTTACCGGCACGACCGGCGGCCTTGCCGCCTAATGATACCGATGACGTTTTGACCTTTACGACGGCCAGTGTGCCGGCGGGAACCTATCTGGTACGGGTGCAGGTTGATGGGGCTGAAAGCCAGCTTGAGATGAGTGGTGGCGTCTTTAGTGGGCCAACGGTGACAGTGCCATGA
- a CDS encoding ATP-binding protein, which yields MTTETTVDWLTANHRYLVAALAVLRCRVTGASADQSLAHALQALEAARADMPALSALDRLQIIFGLSDFETGLILLCAGVELDSKLAAACAAWQGDPHRFRPTVGMALSLLPGAHWSAFTPTAPLRYWRLIEMAEGEPLVTTPLRIDERVLFYLLGVATLDRRLQPLLRLLRPSTPLPQAHADLVKRIVALWEREAEPSPVQMCGADPAQRQAIAVAVGEHVGRVVYLLRAEDVPPDMIEQETLARIWEREAALSGGLLLISVGDTEPTRALAHWLERVQGMVILSSADPLPMSERLVVRFEVPQPDRREQQALWQQILNEHGRSLNGHLDRLLQQFTLGANAIRAVTMTTTGDGEADWWDACRLQVRTRLDGLAQRIETRVGWDDLVLPEEHLMTLRQMVAQVRQRVRVYEEWGFGLRDRRGLGISALFAGPSGTGKTLAAEVLANELRLDLYRIDLSAVVSKYIGETEKNLRRIFDAAEGGSAILLFDEADALFGRRSEVKDSHDRYANLEVSYLLQRMEAYQGLAILTTNMKQAIDTAFLRRIRFIVNFPFPDTAQRQRIWQRVFPPHTPLAGLDWGKLAQLNLAGGNIRSIALNAAFLAAEAGEPVQMAHILSAARSEYARLEKPLTETELRGFSTIDRTRSVQGRR from the coding sequence ATGACGACCGAAACAACAGTTGATTGGTTGACAGCGAATCACCGGTACCTGGTGGCGGCGCTGGCGGTGCTTCGTTGTCGTGTAACCGGCGCCAGCGCTGATCAGTCTCTCGCCCATGCCTTGCAGGCATTAGAGGCAGCGCGGGCTGACATGCCGGCATTATCGGCGCTGGACCGACTTCAGATCATCTTCGGCCTATCTGACTTTGAGACTGGCTTGATCTTGCTTTGCGCCGGTGTCGAACTTGATAGCAAGCTGGCGGCAGCCTGTGCCGCATGGCAAGGCGATCCACACCGCTTTCGGCCAACGGTTGGGATGGCGTTATCGCTGTTGCCGGGTGCGCATTGGAGTGCGTTCACGCCGACGGCACCGTTGCGATATTGGCGATTGATCGAGATGGCTGAGGGTGAACCACTGGTGACGACTCCGCTCCGCATTGATGAGCGGGTATTGTTCTATCTGTTGGGAGTAGCAACCCTGGATCGCCGCCTGCAACCATTGCTGCGTCTGCTGCGACCATCCACCCCGCTGCCGCAGGCGCATGCCGATCTGGTCAAGCGGATTGTCGCGCTGTGGGAACGCGAAGCTGAACCTTCGCCGGTGCAGATGTGTGGTGCTGATCCGGCGCAACGGCAGGCAATTGCGGTTGCGGTTGGCGAGCACGTGGGGCGCGTCGTGTATCTGCTGCGGGCCGAGGATGTACCACCGGACATGATCGAACAGGAGACGCTGGCCCGGATTTGGGAGCGGGAAGCGGCGCTGAGCGGTGGGTTGCTCTTGATCAGTGTGGGGGATACCGAACCGACACGGGCGCTGGCGCACTGGCTGGAACGGGTACAGGGGATGGTCATCCTGTCCAGCGCCGATCCGTTGCCGATGAGTGAACGATTGGTTGTGCGCTTTGAGGTGCCGCAGCCGGATCGGCGCGAGCAGCAGGCGCTCTGGCAACAGATACTGAACGAGCACGGACGGAGTCTGAACGGTCATCTGGATCGGTTGTTACAGCAGTTTACGCTCGGCGCAAACGCGATTCGGGCCGTCACTATGACGACCACAGGTGATGGTGAAGCCGATTGGTGGGATGCCTGTCGGCTTCAGGTGCGCACCCGGCTTGATGGTCTGGCGCAGCGAATCGAGACCAGGGTCGGTTGGGACGATCTGGTGCTGCCGGAAGAACATCTGATGACACTCCGCCAAATGGTGGCGCAGGTGCGGCAACGGGTGCGCGTGTACGAAGAGTGGGGCTTTGGTTTGCGCGACAGGCGGGGGCTTGGTATCAGCGCCCTCTTCGCCGGGCCGAGCGGTACCGGTAAGACGCTGGCGGCTGAGGTACTGGCTAACGAATTGCGTCTCGATCTCTATCGCATCGATCTGAGTGCGGTGGTCAGCAAGTATATCGGCGAAACCGAGAAGAATCTGCGGCGCATTTTCGATGCTGCGGAGGGTGGCAGCGCGATCCTCCTCTTCGACGAGGCCGATGCCCTTTTCGGGCGGCGCAGCGAGGTCAAAGATAGCCACGACCGCTACGCCAATCTGGAAGTGAGCTATCTCTTGCAGCGGATGGAGGCGTACCAGGGGTTAGCCATTCTCACCACCAATATGAAGCAGGCGATTGATACCGCTTTTCTGCGGCGAATTCGCTTTATCGTCAATTTTCCGTTCCCCGATACAGCTCAGCGCCAGCGTATCTGGCAGCGCGTCTTTCCTCCACACACACCCCTCGCCGGGCTGGATTGGGGCAAGCTGGCCCAGTTGAATCTTGCCGGGGGAAATATTCGCAGCATCGCGCTCAACGCTGCGTTTCTGGCTGCCGAGGCCGGTGAACCGGTGCAGATGGCGCATATTTTGAGCGCTGCGCGTAGTGAATACGCCAGACTCGAAAAGCCGCTGACGGAAACGGAATTGCGGGGGTTTTCGACCATTGATCGCACCCGTTCAGTTCAGGGTCGTCGGTAG
- a CDS encoding DNA/RNA non-specific endonuclease, giving the protein MIRVVVRQSAQTGEVARRKPVVVTPARPRSRRVNATDKDGAEAARPLSAHETVGLTELLAQAMTFPPVPLPHRADLEVHFAQPLAQIPVYANPVAAQALALAHAEALTYQGAIFLADPHPSLALITHEVVHALQMQSAAAPMPNQQVVAANDPAEHEAATLADQVERTATTALVPPHLAVTTTLPATALALRRTTPPSPTAEPATMAFQRTVDRMPQPSPSSQTAESQASAPQAETLPVPALEPDQPPLELPPAPTPGISEAEVAAQQAAMAEASATLSAASDPEALMAAFADAPPTLKAQSAATLGTDTDRLAKAEVAQFNADVPDIHATLTSAVEEPPPLTVVSPDTRPPELTVEGTLPRGEVPLTPDPGRYTANDRLTADVSRLMSGTAEDRATQIAEQLRSVQVQDDTVVTSPGVPPQIPLTDGADPEQIDNHLHEGVSQSRQLRDEAAQAVINGPGPEQAQPVALDEAYAVGELIQPTIAAPTMPEGPQAYLELGLPPDVQVAFDQQQHAAMAANMAAAHQQVVDAGAERDQQQAAAISEAQTQAQEQSAQADARQRDGVMEARNQIQNARQETLAAQQAAVADIEQQATVERTAQRRQVDERVRADEEQITQQYATAERDAQAEVADGERQAAAERDRATREAEEQSWWDRAVNAIRDAFAALTRAIGAIFDAVRRAVNAILDAAKAFAMRLIDAAVSFINGLIAAFGAFLKGLIDTLIGSIFPELAARLNAAIDGAVAFAQNVVNTAAATLKAGIAAIVEGLRAGLNAIINAYQAALTAALSVVQAVLTGDWAALARMALEAVLKVAGVDPETFYQFIGRAQETFQMILDNPGGFVSNLVDAFLNGVRQFADNFLSHLQAGIIGWLTGALGGAGITLPERFDLMGVLSLIQQILGLTWERLRERAVRLIGPQAVAVIEFVAGYLQTLIEGGWDALWQRIRDDLAGLRDMVFDSIKNFLLERIVMAAITRLATMFNPVGAIVNLIIAAYNLFTFLRDQLARIIEVVQTVVNAIGDIARGVIQPAAQRVEEVLARLLPLAIDLLARLLGLGNVGRRVREIIEQVRAVVDRALDRLIERVRGMFRGGGDAASTAARPSGELAIPFTADGQHHLYVRIINGRAVMTIASQEQDFDQFAAGLEQRIQALPEGPDKNRLLQQLTHARQLSTTVETRQTQAATRAAQERGGNIQSQLDQLIAALSAVMVRASNVPSDFTPGVIQYNPQGDRARRAHGWLGKKQPRDAEDQARVSRPVNDAIRHLADQGVSINTTFDAGHLIASRYGGDGRWHNLVPMEARMNRSWFSAFEARVQTHVDAGEAVYADVEAQYGGDPFARLLGETERTQLTAAQQLAAATAFERIPQAIVVSVGRRSGNGPDQPLFNLTFDPRLRLSLTIGQSREGLVGQETVPRARDVFQRRDEE; this is encoded by the coding sequence ATGATCAGGGTGGTTGTGCGGCAATCTGCCCAGACCGGTGAAGTGGCCCGGCGGAAACCGGTGGTGGTCACCCCTGCCCGGCCCAGGTCCCGGCGCGTCAACGCGACCGACAAGGATGGTGCTGAAGCGGCACGGCCACTCTCCGCTCACGAAACCGTTGGGCTGACGGAGCTGTTGGCGCAGGCGATGACCTTCCCGCCGGTGCCATTACCGCATCGTGCTGATCTGGAGGTGCACTTCGCCCAACCCCTCGCGCAGATTCCGGTCTATGCCAATCCGGTTGCCGCGCAGGCTCTGGCGCTGGCGCACGCTGAAGCGCTTACCTATCAGGGAGCGATCTTTCTCGCCGATCCCCATCCGTCACTTGCCCTGATCACCCACGAAGTTGTACACGCGCTTCAGATGCAATCGGCGGCTGCGCCCATGCCCAACCAGCAGGTGGTGGCGGCGAACGATCCGGCTGAGCACGAGGCGGCAACGCTGGCCGATCAGGTCGAACGCACGGCAACCACAGCGCTGGTACCACCCCATCTGGCAGTTACCACCACGCTCCCCGCTACTGCCCTGGCATTACGGCGAACCACTCCACCATCACCGACTGCTGAGCCGGCGACAATGGCATTTCAGCGCACCGTTGACCGCATGCCGCAACCATCACCATCGAGCCAGACAGCGGAGAGCCAGGCATCTGCCCCCCAGGCTGAAACGTTACCGGTGCCGGCGCTTGAGCCGGATCAGCCGCCACTGGAATTGCCACCAGCACCGACACCGGGGATCAGTGAGGCCGAGGTAGCGGCCCAGCAGGCGGCCATGGCAGAAGCCAGTGCCACTCTGAGCGCAGCCTCCGATCCAGAGGCATTGATGGCGGCGTTTGCCGACGCGCCACCAACCCTCAAAGCCCAATCTGCGGCAACCCTGGGCACCGACACGGATCGGCTGGCGAAGGCAGAAGTCGCTCAATTCAATGCTGACGTGCCGGACATCCACGCCACCCTCACCTCAGCAGTCGAAGAGCCACCACCATTGACGGTGGTATCACCGGACACCCGCCCCCCTGAACTGACCGTTGAAGGAACGTTACCGCGTGGCGAAGTGCCATTAACGCCCGATCCCGGTCGTTATACTGCCAACGACCGCCTCACTGCCGATGTCTCGCGTCTGATGAGCGGTACAGCCGAAGATCGGGCGACCCAGATTGCTGAACAGTTGCGCTCGGTGCAGGTTCAGGACGACACAGTTGTTACCTCACCTGGGGTACCACCACAGATACCACTGACCGACGGCGCCGATCCAGAGCAGATCGACAATCACCTGCACGAAGGTGTCAGCCAATCGCGCCAGCTTCGTGATGAGGCTGCGCAGGCTGTGATCAATGGCCCCGGACCTGAACAGGCGCAACCGGTGGCCCTCGATGAAGCCTACGCTGTGGGTGAGCTGATACAACCGACTATTGCCGCACCGACCATGCCGGAAGGACCGCAGGCATACCTTGAGCTGGGTCTACCCCCCGACGTACAGGTAGCCTTTGATCAGCAGCAGCATGCGGCAATGGCGGCGAATATGGCCGCTGCCCACCAACAGGTAGTCGACGCCGGTGCCGAGCGCGATCAACAACAAGCCGCAGCGATCAGCGAGGCGCAAACCCAGGCTCAGGAGCAATCGGCCCAGGCCGATGCCCGCCAACGGGACGGGGTGATGGAGGCGCGCAACCAGATCCAGAACGCTCGTCAGGAGACCCTGGCCGCGCAACAGGCGGCAGTGGCCGACATCGAGCAACAGGCAACGGTTGAGCGTACCGCTCAGCGTCGCCAGGTTGACGAGCGAGTTCGGGCTGATGAAGAGCAGATCACGCAGCAGTACGCTACGGCGGAACGTGATGCCCAGGCTGAAGTAGCAGACGGTGAGCGACAGGCCGCAGCCGAACGGGATCGTGCTACCCGTGAAGCCGAAGAACAGAGCTGGTGGGATCGGGCAGTCAATGCGATACGTGATGCCTTCGCGGCATTGACCAGGGCAATCGGCGCGATCTTCGATGCGGTGCGGCGGGCAGTGAATGCCATTCTGGATGCAGCAAAAGCATTTGCAATGAGGCTGATCGACGCTGCCGTATCGTTTATTAATGGCTTGATTGCCGCATTTGGGGCATTCCTGAAGGGGTTGATCGATACCCTGATCGGCAGTATCTTCCCCGAACTGGCAGCCCGACTCAATGCTGCCATCGACGGCGCAGTTGCCTTTGCGCAGAACGTTGTCAACACGGCAGCAGCGACCCTCAAAGCCGGAATTGCCGCGATTGTCGAAGGCTTACGCGCCGGTTTGAACGCGATCATCAACGCCTATCAGGCCGCACTCACCGCTGCGCTCAGCGTTGTCCAGGCCGTGCTTACCGGTGATTGGGCGGCGCTGGCACGCATGGCACTGGAAGCGGTGCTGAAGGTGGCCGGGGTTGATCCAGAGACGTTCTACCAGTTTATCGGTCGCGCTCAGGAGACCTTCCAGATGATTCTGGACAATCCCGGTGGTTTTGTCAGCAATCTGGTCGACGCATTTCTGAACGGCGTGCGGCAATTTGCCGACAATTTCTTGAGCCACCTGCAAGCCGGCATTATCGGCTGGCTAACCGGTGCGCTCGGTGGGGCCGGAATTACGTTGCCCGAACGGTTTGACCTCATGGGAGTCCTGAGCCTGATCCAGCAAATCCTGGGTTTAACCTGGGAACGGCTACGCGAGCGGGCAGTGCGTTTGATCGGCCCCCAGGCCGTTGCCGTGATTGAATTTGTTGCCGGTTACCTGCAAACGTTGATCGAAGGCGGATGGGATGCGCTCTGGCAGCGGATACGCGACGATCTGGCCGGTCTGCGCGATATGGTGTTCGATAGCATCAAAAACTTCTTGCTCGAACGGATTGTTATGGCGGCGATTACCCGACTGGCGACGATGTTTAATCCGGTGGGAGCGATTGTCAATCTGATCATCGCCGCCTACAACCTCTTCACCTTCTTGCGTGACCAGTTAGCGCGCATTATCGAAGTCGTGCAGACGGTGGTCAACGCCATTGGCGATATTGCCCGTGGCGTCATTCAGCCGGCAGCGCAGCGGGTGGAAGAGGTTCTGGCCCGGTTGTTACCGCTGGCAATCGATCTGCTGGCGCGTCTGCTCGGTTTGGGTAATGTCGGCAGGCGAGTTCGCGAGATCATTGAACAGGTGCGGGCTGTCGTTGATCGCGCCCTCGACCGCTTGATCGAGCGGGTACGGGGTATGTTCCGGGGTGGGGGGGATGCTGCGTCAACTGCGGCTCGTCCCTCTGGTGAGCTGGCAATTCCCTTTACCGCTGATGGTCAGCATCATCTCTATGTGCGTATCATCAACGGGCGGGCCGTGATGACAATTGCCAGTCAAGAGCAAGATTTTGATCAATTTGCTGCCGGGCTTGAGCAACGCATCCAGGCACTACCCGAAGGTCCTGACAAAAATCGCCTGCTTCAACAACTTACCCATGCCCGGCAACTATCAACCACAGTTGAGACACGGCAAACACAGGCAGCAACCCGTGCCGCTCAGGAGCGCGGCGGCAATATTCAGAGTCAACTTGATCAGCTTATTGCAGCGCTGTCAGCAGTTATGGTGCGGGCAAGCAATGTGCCGTCTGATTTCACACCTGGTGTCATCCAATACAACCCACAAGGGGATCGCGCCAGACGTGCTCACGGTTGGCTGGGCAAGAAACAACCACGCGATGCTGAAGATCAGGCACGTGTATCAAGACCGGTCAACGACGCGATCCGACATCTGGCAGATCAAGGAGTCTCGATTAACACCACGTTTGATGCCGGTCACCTGATTGCCAGTCGCTACGGTGGAGATGGCCGCTGGCACAATTTAGTACCGATGGAAGCGAGAATGAATAGGAGCTGGTTTAGCGCGTTTGAGGCGAGAGTACAAACACACGTCGATGCCGGCGAAGCCGTTTATGCGGATGTTGAAGCACAATATGGTGGCGATCCTTTTGCTCGCTTGCTCGGCGAGACGGAAAGAACACAATTGACGGCTGCGCAACAGCTTGCTGCTGCCACGGCTTTTGAGCGCATTCCACAAGCGATTGTCGTGTCTGTTGGTCGCCGTTCTGGTAATGGTCCTGATCAACCTCTCTTTAACTTAACCTTTGATCCGCGTCTGCGTCTTTCACTCACAATTGGACAGTCTCGTGAAGGATTGGTTGGTCAGGAGACAGTTCCTCGCGCACGAGATGTTTTTCAGCGACGTGATGAAGAATGA
- a CDS encoding DUF4157 domain-containing protein has product MRSAIRQLQSQSQYVAHSGVRQHTHPLDPATSTRFAPRFGYDLSTVRIHHDCSAAVTARSLGAAAYTIGRDVFFAPGQYAPHTPAGQRLLAHELTHVVQQAEGTHGQSLHALEAEAEQHANTATTPAPIHRLRPLPEPAQPLLQCYRVPGSLRCHDVVDWLNANSPYAPEWAETRCTYDFNGGVQTRSETLRDGRVRVTARGTPSATVGVDCPIDRPEWEPTDRPNRDAEVAAWQAMRATLDAHEAEHRRIGQRWRAILEGRFRAVSFTVTGSDAADAMQQAQDRLTALQQQWQADAQAAQDAIDPFRGAVLRCP; this is encoded by the coding sequence ATGCGCTCGGCTATTCGTCAATTGCAATCCCAATCTCAGTATGTGGCCCACTCTGGTGTGAGGCAGCATACCCATCCCCTCGACCCGGCCACCAGCACCCGCTTCGCGCCGCGCTTCGGGTATGACCTTAGCACCGTTCGTATTCATCACGACTGCTCGGCTGCGGTTACTGCCCGGAGTCTCGGTGCCGCAGCGTACACCATCGGGCGCGATGTCTTTTTTGCTCCCGGTCAATACGCTCCGCATACACCTGCCGGACAACGCTTGCTGGCCCACGAGTTGACGCATGTCGTACAGCAGGCTGAAGGGACGCACGGACAGAGTCTGCACGCGCTTGAGGCGGAGGCTGAACAGCATGCTAACACCGCAACAACGCCAGCACCAATCCATCGCCTGCGTCCGCTGCCGGAGCCGGCTCAGCCACTGCTTCAGTGCTACCGTGTGCCCGGTTCGTTACGCTGCCACGATGTGGTTGACTGGCTGAACGCCAACTCGCCCTACGCGCCGGAATGGGCCGAAACCCGTTGCACCTACGATTTCAACGGTGGTGTGCAGACCCGCAGTGAGACCTTACGTGACGGACGAGTGCGGGTGACTGCACGGGGAACGCCTTCGGCTACGGTTGGTGTTGACTGTCCGATTGACCGACCTGAATGGGAACCTACGGATCGGCCCAACCGTGATGCCGAGGTTGCCGCCTGGCAGGCGATGCGGGCAACCCTCGACGCTCATGAAGCCGAACATCGCCGGATCGGCCAGCGCTGGCGGGCTATTCTGGAAGGACGCTTTCGGGCTGTCAGTTTCACGGTTACCGGTAGCGACGCTGCGGATGCGATGCAGCAGGCCCAGGATCGGTTGACCGCTCTGCAACAACAGTGGCAGGCTGACGCCCAGGCGGCCCAGGATGCGATTGATCCATTCCGTGGGGCAGTATTGCGCTGCCCCTGA